A region of the Lycium barbarum isolate Lr01 chromosome 1, ASM1917538v2, whole genome shotgun sequence genome:
CAATAGAATGGGATGACGCTTTCAGAAAAATCAAGCAGAAAATTTTGACTAAAGCGTCTCCAGACCACAAACCTTTGATGCTTGGAGTGCGAGGATTGGGAACCAAGTCGACCGTACTTTATGTTTGAAAATACGTGGCTAAGCGCTGAAGGTTTTCTGGAAAGAGTGGACGAATAGTGGGATGGATATTCGGACAGTGGTACTCCTGATTTCAGACCCCTAAAGACGGACATAAAAAGGTGGAACAGAGAAGTGTGTGGCAAACTGGAGGATAACAAAAGCAGAATCTCGGAGGAACTTACAATCAATGAACAACAAGGAGAGACTGGCAGAAGGAACTTATTTCATAACTTGAAAAAATAACTGAAGTAAAAATATCCTTTTAACAGGGGTAATGTTGGAGCtccgttcttcttcttcttaaccTTAGTTTCAGTTTATTCTATTGGTGGCCATGGACCAGTGCCTAGCAACTATTTGGCTCTAAATGTACAAACTTTCAGCATCAATTCATCTTAAATCACCTGAAATGTTGCTGGAATTGTGCCATCTTCGGCTGCAAACATTGACTCGTAAATAGCTGCTGTTGCCAGGGCCGTATCCTTTTTCAATACCTAATCCATGGAGAAGATGGATGTTAGAATGATGAAACCAATAAGACAACTAATTACGTAATTTGGATTCTTCATCAAGTTGAAAAGATAAAGAAATTTCAGCAGAAAACCACCTTGCTCCTTTGCAGTAGAGCACTAGTTTCGCCCATAGCACGGAGATGTTCTATCAACTCCAAAGCTGCCACACAAGCAAAAAGAAGAAAGGTTATATAATTCAATAAAGAAAGACTATGCAACTGAATGAGTGTAGAAATTCATACTTCCTCAATCGCATTTGCTGATGTGCAAACTTATCCACATCTAAAATACATGAAAGTTAATTGCTATTCTAAATAACAAAATAACGGGGAATTTCTAATGATGGCCACAGACCAACATGGCGCACCAGAGTTATGTACATATTGGCTAAACATTTTCTGAATAATCAGAATCTTAAACTCAAATTGGgaaaaaacttttaagaatctTCTCGTGAAAAATAAAGTGGTCGGACATAAATAAACTGAAGATGTTTTGAAGACAAAAGCAGCTCCATTCAAAAGAGGATGAATTGTCTTTCCTTGTTTTATTTTAGGTGTAAACAGGAATTTTTGGATGCTGTAGGCGACCTGACAGATTTAATAGGTAGCTTGTAAGTAACCATTACATCAGGTGCTTTTTGAGTTGTACATACAGTTATCAGCACTAACCAGGTGCTGATTGTACTATCAATACAAGCCTGTTacctttctcaaaaaaaaaaaaaaaaaaaaaaaaaaaaaaaaccatcatCACTCAGAAGAAAGTATGTCCATATAAAAAACTTTACCGAAACCTAGATAATTGCATGAGCAAAAAGTGGAGAAGGGCAGTGCGGTTGAAATCTTAATAAATATCCATAGATTGATTCATGCAATTTACAGGAGCTTCCTTACTGGCCGTCTGCTCGAATACAAGGTTGGAAACCAAATGAAGCATAGCTCTTACCACTGTTGTATCGAACTGTATACTCATCAACATCAACCCCTGGAAGAGTAAAGCCTGCCCTAGTCAATAGATTGCCAGCATCACGCACCTGCAACACAAAATTAATATGCTCTTTCTCATGAATCCTCTTTTTCTGGTAAGTTTCTTCACACGAACCTTTTCTTCATCTAACAAACAATATACAATATTTATCAGTTTATAGCTTAAATAACCAACAATGATGTAATAGCCGACTCTTCAACTGCCCAGATGGCAATGCTTTTCACCACAATTAAACAGATTATTACTCAAGTTTCAGTGTTCACTGTGATTACGATATATAACTGCCTCCATTACGATATATAACTGCGTCCTTAAATTTTCCCCATTAGTAATAGGTATATAACAAGAAATGACGCGTCACTGCCAGAGAAGCAAGTAACCCTACTGCAGAACATGAACCTTTGACGTGTAAGTAGAAAACAATGCACATTGCACACTGCAGTTGAACAAGAATTTCCCTGGACCTTCCAAGCACCGAAATCCACATTCGACGACGAATAATTCCTTCCTCATTCCATATATATTCCGACACTCCCTTCCCTCAAATAGCAGTCAAGTTAAAACTATAACCACTCCACATGCCAAAGTCATACTACCTTGAATGCAAAATAATAGCATTGTCCAGCTCAAAGAGAAACAATCTGATTATCTTTTTGAGTAATGAGAAACAACTATGTTATACAGAAATGTTCGACAATTGAACTAAAAAAAGAAACTTAGCAGAGAAAAAATTTGGTTGACCAACTGATATGAAACCAAAAAGTAAGAGTACTAGTCAATTTACTAAATTTAACAAATTCAGCTCATGTAATGCATCTTTAGGCGATAAGATCTATGTTACCAAAAAATGATCCATGATACAGTGGCCGAAATTCGTCACCATGCCAAACTAAAATTTCTAGAAGTGTCTACTGTAaaattttataaattaaaaaaagacTGGATATACGATTGTTGAAGATGCATTACTCTAGGAATTTCGATATTATTGCTAGTGTTGACAGAATCTAGAAATCCTAGAACTATGAGACAATTTTCAGAATCAGTGTATAGCCAAATTTCTATAATATACTTGTGCCAAGGGTGATAGTCGTGGACTGATGCCTCCTTCACGCTCCATTTGTGCAATAGTGCAAGCTATCCGCAGCTCCCTAAGATAATAGCAATAAGATGACAAACATTAGGTGCTACAAACATAGAGACTGCATGCACTTAAAATAAGGGTAGTGAAATACCTCAATGTTTCTCCGCCAAGAATAGCCGCCAAGAATAGGCCATCTGGCTTTAAAGCCAATCTGCTCTGGTAGAAGTACAGTTATAGTAAGTGTCTTGGGTGATATTGCCATTTTCAGTTCAAGAAAGAAATAGGAAACGACTAAGAAATGTAGAAGGAAGAAAACAACTAAGAACTAGAAGGAAATGTAATCTGTCTGCGTCCAACCAAATACAGCAAGCACCTGAATCATTGCCCCAGGAAGATCATTTGTCCAATGGAGTCCCAAGCAACTAATGACCAGATCAACGGAACTTCCCATGTGAAACAAAAGTATCAAAAAAGGATGTTATTCCTTACACCATCAATAAGGTATTCCAATCATTCATCAAGGACAGCATCGGAGTTACACGTACTTTTCTTTCACGGGCAGATATTCTTCATCACCAATAATGTATGATGTTTCAATGTTATCATTTAGCATTTGCTGCTCAGCATCTTTACACAATTTTACCATGTCGCATGATGTATCCATCATAAGTAATTTCTCAATGCCACCTGAAAAGCAACAGGTATGACCATAATCATGCTCTAGCTTCATGGAACAATATAAGCACGTTCATCAGGTGGTTCGTGAAGGGTCAAAATTATTACTCAATTCCAGTATGAGCCAAGATTGGTTTGAGCATCATTTTTAGTTGACGGGCTAATTTCTTCAAAGAGCATATTCCCAAGTGACAGAAAATTAGTGACAGATGAATGAATGAGATCTTTCTTTATAATGGAGACATCTTATGGAGTACTgttgttttttcttcttttgcatgCAACATAATTCTGTATGTAGTTATTGGCAAATAGAGGATGCCCAAAAAGGATACAAGCCTACGTGAGGTTGATGGCTTCCGAAAAGATCTATTCAAGCATCACTACAGTATGGAATTGCTTCTTTATATTAGAAATGAACAAACAAAAGGAAGAACGTTTACTTCCGCGCACCTCAATAAATCAATCTCGGGTACTTTCTTCCTCCTCCGGTATAAGTTCCAGGTAACTCTGCCCATAAGACTTAGATAGCTGGAAACAAATCACCTAGCGTTTTTTGCTTCTACTGGAATTTGATCCTTGGTCTCCCGAAACCTTTCACACTCCATTGCATACTAGACTACACCTTTGGGTGCAAGAATTGTTATATTCTTTATGGTGGGACTGGGTTTTCAAGTCCTTGACATGAATATTTGGTCCTTTCTGGATCTCTTTCTTTCTAATTTTTAATAACAATGGTGTCGAACCAACTTGGGTGCACTTCGTCTATTTCATTGGATACTTGCACCCTCTTACTAGTACAAGTACTAGATAACTCTATCCACCGAGATTAGAAGATGAGAGCAAACTACATAACTTTTTGCCTCAGATGGGATTCGAACCATTTGGACCATCCTATTTTTTCGCTCTTTAAGTTGCATCTTGATCATCATTCCACTCTCCTACGAAATTGAGCATATCTTACTCATTTAAATTTAGGCACCACAATTTTGTCTAATTTTGCTTCACGTACATTATTcttataaaatataatttcttACATAAGCGCATTTCAGGGCGGCGCAACCCTACACAATGAGGTGTACAACATCCAGAAGGAGGAGCCAAAAGTCCAAAGAAGTAACTGCTTCAAGTTAGTATGATTTTCATAACCTATAGCGCGTAAGACATGTTTAACTACTCCAATTCTAACCAACTAAAACCTCACTatgctttttttttgtttttttgtttttttgttttttttgtttttttgagatAAGGCTCCCTATTCTCCTTAACAATTATGCTATCAAAATGAAAGcatcattttttcaaaaaatatgttTAATATTGTAACGAACCGTTAAGTCGTTTTGgctattttgactattttacccctaGCTTCATTAGCATATATTTGACTTGTGGGGGTGGGTGATGCGATTCCCGAGGCATTCAGATGTGATTTGAATGAGAAAATGGAAGTTATGGAAATTCTTCAGTgtttggttgaccaaagtcaacatcgggggtaaatGGGTCTTTTTGGGAATTTCGTCGATTTCATTAGGTCTGGAACGTCGATCATGACTTGGTTGAGTAGTTGGTTCGATTCCCTAAGGGCTCGGGGGTATTTTGGGTGGAATTCTAGTTTTAAAGCATTTGGGGTtgatcgggtcaagatgacctcttttggaaatttcaagtgggcgagtgagttcgtagcgtgttttataGCTACGGCGCATACttggtttgtatccgggaggttcCGGATGAGTCTGGGTTTTCAGAGTGAAATGGTGAAAAACTAGAATTTTGCTGGTTCTGGTGTGGCAGCATTTGCGAACTCCGCATTTGCGTGTTTTGGGTCGTATTTGTGAGAATAGTGGCCTGAGTCCGCATTTGCGAGGTTGAGGTCGCATTTGTAGACTGGGCCTGGTCTGCATTTATGGAGAAATGGCTGCATCTGCGGATGGGCCGCGTTAAGTGGAAGCTCGCATTTGTGAGCCTCGCAAATGCGAGAAAGTACCGCTTTTGTGAGAACCACTGAATAGAAGGATAAATATCCTAGTTCGAGTTTTTATCCCCCATTCACATATTTGGAGCTCTAGACTTCGATTTTGGGGAATTGTTGAGGGATTCTTCAAGTTTCATCACgtgggtaagattctaaccttcGTTTTACGATTATGTCTTAGATTATTAAAGGATTCCATGCTAGAAATCATAAATTAAGGTGGGAAAAGTGGGGGTTTATGAACCCTAAGTCTAAAATAAGGATTCTTGAATTAATCATGGAAATGATGTTGGATTGAGTTGGTTTTTGGTTTACAGACTCCATAGGTCATGGGTAAACTATTTATGGaatgaatttcccattttgcccttcgTGGCTCGAAACCTtaatttgggtgactttttgggttcGGATTTAAAGTATGCTAATATGGGTACCATTGGGTTCATATGACTTCCTAGAACAATAATTTCACCTTATTGAACCCGATTTTCCTACAAAATTACGGTTTGACCTTCGGGTTTAGGACGGGATTTTTGGGTTGACTTTCTAAACCTGAATCTTTCATAAGGTAATATGAGTATCATTTGACTCATATTCTTACGTATAATCTGTGTTTGAACAAATTGGGATCATTCGGAGGCTATACGAAAAGGCAAGGCATCGCTGTGATTTCGGACTCCTATTCTAGGCATGTTGAGACTATGAACCTTAACTTAAGGGTCTTGGTCGGTTAAAATTGAACTAATAAGAGGGGACAATGGGGTAACAGAAGGGGGttccgatacttgtgaggtgacgagcgcTTGTATCGGATATCGATGTCATGATAAGGGTATTTGCATAATTTAATTTGCATAGTCTGGTTTGAATGTcatgctttgggcattagctgatAGCATAGATTGATTTGTGTCTATGATTAggatatgaggtcccttatttaTTGTTTCTATGCTTATTACCTGTCTTATTTGTGATCATGTGGTCTCATCAATCCTaaatactcgtttaaaagtgAAAAAGAGCTAATGATTGAGTTTTTGTTGTTTAGCTTGATTGCTTATTGTGatgcatgtcatattcatgcttattatggtATCTCATGTGCATTTGAGGATACTTGTGAAAGGTTCGAGGGATAATGATTCTGGATGGAGTGATGCTGATGATATTCTGGCTAGCTGACAGGTAATGTGAGCCTAAGGGCTGAGTATTGTGATTTGGAGCCTACAGGGCTGAGTATTGTGATTGGAAGCCTGAAATGGCTAGGAACCCGATGGGAAATCCAGGTTGGTACATGGATCTCGTGAGTCCCtcatgggtcacgattcatagAATTTGAATGTGTGTACCAGGAGATggaaaaggccttgcattgcatacaTTTGCATATCATTATATTCTATTGGTTTCCTTGTTGTATGAATTATTGATTTGTTGTTTGTACTGCCTTATATGTCGTTTGGATATTTGATGAACTTGAGGACTTAGATGCTTCATCTAGGCTTGTAACGGAAGGTTATTGTAtggattatgattattattactgtggactaatagcggttaagtgtggaagtagttTTTGTAAACCAGCCCTCGTCTCTGTTTTTGTTAGGGTCAGTCGacctatgttactcggactcttcaaaaatggacacgggtgcgtgtcggatcctccaaaagtagtgcatttttgaaggatccgacatgGGTGCGGctacatttttggagagtccgagcaacatagcagTCGACGATGTTGCTGAGTACCCGTTGTttttgtactcacgctacacttgttgtaccctttttgtgtgcagattctATTCCTAGCACGAGTGAATCTCGGGATGCCGCCGGCCATTGAGGAGACCATCTAGACGATTCGGGGTGACCATTTGTGTGATCCATGGCACCGAATCTTCTTCAGCTATCATCCTTACTTTCTGTTTTTTGTTTCTGGACAACTTATGTATTTCGAGATGTATTCCCAGACTTATACTTTATCTTGGtccgttcttgtactagtgacacctgATTCGGGGATGGTTGTTCTTTCATTTCCGCATTTATGTTGTTTGAGGATATTTAAGACTTAAAAATTGACTGGTAATTCTGCATTAACTTCTTCTTTTACTACAATTtgggttgtggatggcttactgACTCAggggagttagtgccttcacggcttcataaattgggtcgtgacaaatatgaaATTTTTGAACTGACAAGTCAACACCAAGTGATATCAAGAAACAATAGTTTTTATTTCttgatttgaaaaaaataaagaaataatagTTAAAACATGTGCCTCAAGAAACTTTCTTCTCACCACGTCCTCGCAATAATCGTCTGATAGCTTCCAGAGAACCCCCCATACACAATGCAGTAGGAAATGTTTTCTTACAATCCTGCAAAATACAAAATGACGTAAAGCATGAACTCTTGATAGATGAGACACTATTAAATCACAACTAATGTGTTTAGGCAAGCGTTAATGTATATCAACAACAAACTCACGGAATCGTTTTTAGTCATATGTGTGGAAACAGATCCATGGCATCCCAATCTATTAGGGGTCATTCGTTGGCTGCATAAGGAAAGACGCTCCTGGCATAAATTCCGCATACATCGCTTCTTTTGCAATATTTAACTATGCATACTAATGAAATCTCTGCGTAACTAATACAACATTCGATTTTCAGCATAAAACCACCAGTGCAGCTCTTAACTTTTGGCATTAAACTCTACATTACTAATACTGGCATAACTTACGCGAGAATCAATGTATCATATGATAAGAAGTAGAATGTGGAATAAGAATACATGTATTGGCAATACATGGATATtatctaaagaaaaaaaaaaccctaaaatAGGCAATCGTTGCATAACGATTTGTTTTATTATTATACACCGTAGTACAATTCCTATATTATTATTCAAGCATAACAATCCTTGCATTATTATTCAATGGATAACAAACGTGCATTATAATTCTCAACACCTAGTCCATCAACCACATGACACTTAAGAGCAAATGAGTTATCCAGGATTCTAGAAGACGTGCAACCTAACTAGCCCAAGCCTAAGCCATATGACTTCCTTGTGAGGCAGATGATTTGGACTCTAGACGATTCATTAGGAAGCGACTTCCCTACCGCTTCCTCTTCTCAAAATTTAAAACTGATTGAAGTTGTTTCTTAAACAATAGTTAAAGATCTTATAGTAACAGGAAGTACATTAGAGCACAAGATGTCAAAATTTACTAGTCGCATTCACCAATTAAAAAAGGACGAATACACATGCAGACCCTCAAACTTGTCAGTTTTATCCATTTAGACACCTAAACAAAGCCTTGTTCCTATTGAACACCTGAACTTATCCACGAGTTTGCCTATTGAACACAAATCTCACAATTCTAAATAGGCTAAGGTGCGTGAGTCTCACTTCCTATGATCTGGTAAATATAACCAGTAAAAAACAGACACGTATTGAAGAGAAATGCCAAGatttgaagggaaaaaagaaGAAAGTGAACGACTAGGCCGGAAAAGGATTCCGGCAAGGTAGATGAGAATTTGCCCGGAAAAGAAAATCATACATCAAATTTTTTTCGACAAACTCCATTTATCCGGCAAGGGTGGCGCTCATATCCGAAGAAAAATCAGATATAGGTCATCTGATTGGGTCTCAAAGCGCCAGATCACCCCATGCACCTTCCGACTAAACACTTCAAGATTTGCTCTCTGGTTCTTCTCTACTTCTTCTACCAACATTTCAATTTAATCTAGTAATTTTAGGCATTCTTGTCGCTTCACGTTAGCTTCCACGACCATTTGTTGCCCACAAAAGATGATTTTTCTTTGCTAGGTGTTTTTTGGCTTAAAAGAGAAAACTAAGTCAAGGAAAGTTGAACATTGATTTGGCAGGAGATTGTGgctttgaagaagaagaaactgGCCGGAAATATGGAGAAGACCGGAGACAAAGAGGCCGGAGATAAACTTTTCCGGTGAAGATTTATCTGTTTGGCCACTTACGTGTCCAAGGTCATGTGGAAGACACACTGCTTGCCATGTCATCAAGATATGTCTAATGGGTACACTTTAAGTATAAAATAAGTGTTCAATAGGAACAAAGCTTAGTTTAGGCATCTAAATGGAAAAAAAACTGACAAGTTTGAGGGGCCGCATATGTGTTAAAAATTAGGCATCGTTCTAAACATAATGTGTAAACCTTAATAACAGAGGctcatttaatttttatttaacgAACACCACAACTGAACCGATATATTTCTCTATCAACACACTGAATTCATCAAGCTTTAGAAGGAGCAACTACTCATACGTTGTTGTATTTTGAAGGATAGCAAATAGAGCATAGACCACGGGAGTAAAGTAATGACATCATGAAAAGGTGAATTAGTTCTTGTTAGTTTGAAGATGTAGCATTCAATAGAACCAAGGGATACTCATTCTAGCTGATCCATTTGAGGTAGGATGCTTAAAAATATGGCCATGGTTTGCATATGACTTTTCAAAGTATTGGCCAACAGTTTACTACCATAAACCCTTTCCAACCAGTTGAAACTTTATGAAGTTTATTATTAGATATTTAGATGGTAGAATATGCTCATAATTTCCTCTTACTCATCTCTCCTTTTGTATGCCATTACTTTTTCCCTAATCAGTGTCTCTGTCTGCTTGTTTTCTCAGTGTCAACCTTTCAGCAAGGATGGGAGGAAATATTATACTCAAAAGTAGAAATGAACAGGACGCAAAAAGTAAAAATTAGCTTTTGCAGTATGGTTCAAACATAAATATATTATCATAAACCAAATACCTCACAAAAATTTAAACATAGTTGTACAAGAAAAAGTAAGGAAAAACGAAGGTTAAACTGAATACCTCCAATCGATCTAGTAAATTCTCAGCCACAGTATCAACAAGAGAATCCTTAGGCTTCATCAACCAAGCCGCTCTATCACGCTGCAAACCATGGATATCCAACAGAAAATGCATAGAATAAACGAGTAAGTGAaactgaaaaaaaattaaaaatttaaatttttacaCAAATAGAAGAAGCTTTACTTGCATACGCTTAAGATGACGATCAAATATTTTGAGTTTGGAGCACTGAGATCCATCTCCGGCATCAGTACAGTAGGATCTTAGGCCTCTCCGACAAAGAGCTATGCTTCTTCTCATTGCGAATTAACTTTGCAATGGCCCTGTTCCTGGTCAGACCGACAGAGAAATTGATCAAAATGATCCTCAATGTATGAGGATTGGACTATTTTAGTCCTTGATATATAACACTTAAATACATATAGTCCTTCACGTATGCTAAATATGATCATTTTAGTCCTAAACCCTAAAACTTAGCAGTTCATTTAAATCACTTTTTTTCCGGAATCCTGTTGGGACATAGAATTGTTACAATTTTCCAGAATTCGGAAAACTCCAAATACCTGTTTTCACATttttcactccaaatcactcacaaaaattcaaCATTTTTCCAAGTTGTATTCATGTCCAAAcaactccaatttccaaataccattaacttttttttttttttttaatttcacatTTTTTATGTAAACTTAATTCATGAAGCTCTTTCAATAAACCAATAAATAATAGATTCACATACAAAATTCATTCTTGAGATTAACCCCTTACAACAATAAAATCTCTATATAGATAATTCATGGTTGAAACTAAATACTTTGTTTTTGGAATAAAAAATCAGCACTTTCCATTATTTTCTTCAAagtgaccaattttttttttttaataaaaaaaaaacccagAAGCAATTTTCATTCACCCAACAAAT
Encoded here:
- the LOC132632740 gene encoding putative methyltransferase At1g22800, mitochondrial isoform X3 is translated as MTPNRLGCHGSVSTHMTKNDSDCKKTFPTALCMGGSLEAIRRLLRGRGGIEKLLMMDTSCDMVKLCKDAEQQMLNDNIETSYIIGDEEYLPVKENSVDLVISCLGLHWTNDLPGAMIQSRLALKPDGLFLAAILGGETLRELRIACTIAQMEREGGISPRLSPLAQVRDAGNLLTRAGFTLPGVDVDEYTVRYNSALELIEHLRAMGETSALLQRSKVLKKDTALATAAIYESMFAAEDGTIPATFQIIYMTGWREHHSQQKAKKRGSATVSFQDIHKQFSS
- the LOC132632740 gene encoding putative methyltransferase At1g22800, mitochondrial isoform X2, yielding MPEMDLSAPNSKYLIVILSRDRAAWLMKPKDSLVDTVAENLLDRLEDCKKTFPTALCMGGSLEAIRRLLRGRGGIEKLLMMDTSCDMVKLCKDAEQQMLNDNIETSYIIGDEEYLPVKENSVDLVISCLGLHWTNDLPGAMIQSRLALKPDGLFLAAILGGETLRELRIACTIAQMEREGGISPRLSPLAQVRDAGNLLTRAGFTLPGVDVDEYTVRYNSALELIEHLRAMGETSALLQRSKVLKKDTALATAAIYESMFAAEDGTIPATFQIIYMTGWREHHSQQKAKKRGSATVSFQDIHKQFSS
- the LOC132632740 gene encoding putative methyltransferase At1g22800, mitochondrial isoform X1, which encodes MRRSIALCRRGLRSYCTDAGDGSQCSKLKIFDRHLKRMQRDRAAWLMKPKDSLVDTVAENLLDRLEDCKKTFPTALCMGGSLEAIRRLLRGRGGIEKLLMMDTSCDMVKLCKDAEQQMLNDNIETSYIIGDEEYLPVKENSVDLVISCLGLHWTNDLPGAMIQSRLALKPDGLFLAAILGGETLRELRIACTIAQMEREGGISPRLSPLAQVRDAGNLLTRAGFTLPGVDVDEYTVRYNSALELIEHLRAMGETSALLQRSKVLKKDTALATAAIYESMFAAEDGTIPATFQIIYMTGWREHHSQQKAKKRGSATVSFQDIHKQFSS